A region from the Leptospira venezuelensis genome encodes:
- a CDS encoding adenylate/guanylate cyclase domain-containing protein: protein MDSGLHQVEIKTEFDLDKSDELLKTPAGLYISDIGENWKIFLNGILVREEWYEPTDGHLTKNRSVKGLIIPLQFGILKSGKNDLKIRFMGMADSNPIKANDHFGFYHPKNFRISSLEEIYNSSSEYFDIFLFGIYFIFGFYHVLFFVTRKQDIYYLYFGLFSLFSSVYFYFTTFHIYNKFINFAGGPDTEFFFRGEISALIPMVPIFMLFAKDFFYQKEGKFWIIRTFCVLSGILFVTNWVLPYKYVLPNLTVFQILLFLMLLYVIFFSANAIRLKKPDSIKLAVGIGVCGLFGLWDTIDAMTKIAGFHYPFFKISFSVFILVIISLLVSRYVSLYKQSQALNLEISKQRDAFYRFVPSEFISILDRESPVEIKIGDSKEKTMSVFFADLRGYTTVSEKLSPDENIKYLNRYFSAFEDIIFKNAGFVDKYIGDAIMALFSDHSDRAEKENFNSADNALQSAIDMVRYVESLNDGIGIGADLGIGVNTGPLILGTVGSERRIDTTVVGDTVNLSSRVQSLSGFYKSKILVTHHTFLRLNLLSDVMAREIDTVIVKGKTQPVILYEVFQADEPESVDWKEGSKMKLNEGIALYKAGQFKNAFSIFKELYKEKPTDNIVKLYAKRTKMILGQTPPGDWDGIFRLHRK from the coding sequence ATAGATTCAGGTCTTCATCAAGTTGAGATTAAAACAGAATTCGATTTAGATAAATCGGATGAACTTCTTAAGACACCTGCCGGCCTCTATATTTCAGATATAGGAGAGAACTGGAAAATTTTCCTGAATGGAATTTTAGTAAGAGAAGAATGGTATGAACCGACTGACGGACATCTGACTAAAAACCGTTCTGTAAAAGGTCTTATCATCCCTCTGCAATTTGGAATCTTAAAATCAGGCAAAAACGATCTGAAAATACGGTTTATGGGAATGGCGGATAGCAATCCTATAAAAGCAAATGACCACTTCGGCTTTTATCATCCAAAAAATTTCAGGATCTCCTCCTTAGAAGAAATCTACAATTCTAGCTCAGAATACTTTGATATATTCCTTTTCGGGATTTATTTTATATTCGGCTTTTATCATGTTCTCTTCTTCGTGACCAGAAAGCAGGATATTTATTATTTATATTTTGGTCTCTTCTCACTATTCTCTTCCGTATACTTCTATTTTACCACTTTTCATATATATAATAAATTTATAAACTTCGCTGGCGGCCCAGATACTGAATTTTTCTTTCGAGGAGAAATCTCAGCACTCATTCCTATGGTGCCTATTTTTATGCTTTTTGCGAAAGATTTCTTTTATCAAAAAGAAGGTAAGTTTTGGATCATTCGGACCTTCTGTGTTTTGAGTGGTATTTTGTTCGTAACGAATTGGGTTCTCCCTTACAAATACGTCCTTCCGAATTTGACAGTTTTTCAAATCCTCCTATTTTTGATGCTTTTGTACGTGATCTTCTTCTCTGCAAATGCGATCCGTTTAAAAAAACCAGACTCAATTAAACTAGCAGTAGGGATTGGGGTCTGCGGTCTTTTTGGACTATGGGATACAATCGATGCGATGACAAAGATTGCAGGGTTCCATTATCCTTTCTTTAAGATCTCTTTCTCAGTATTCATTCTTGTGATTATCAGCCTTTTGGTTTCCAGATACGTGAGTTTGTACAAACAATCTCAGGCTCTCAATTTGGAGATCTCAAAACAGAGGGACGCATTCTACAGATTCGTTCCTTCAGAATTTATTTCTATTTTGGATAGAGAGAGTCCTGTTGAGATCAAAATTGGTGACTCTAAAGAAAAAACAATGTCTGTATTCTTCGCGGATCTTAGAGGTTATACGACTGTCTCTGAAAAGTTGAGTCCTGATGAGAATATCAAATATTTAAACAGATACTTCTCCGCTTTCGAGGATATTATCTTCAAGAATGCGGGTTTCGTGGATAAGTATATCGGAGATGCGATTATGGCATTATTCTCCGATCATAGTGATAGAGCGGAGAAGGAGAACTTTAATTCTGCAGATAATGCTCTTCAGTCTGCGATTGATATGGTCCGTTATGTAGAATCTCTGAATGATGGGATCGGTATCGGTGCAGACTTAGGAATCGGTGTGAATACAGGTCCTTTGATATTAGGAACAGTAGGTAGCGAAAGAAGAATTGATACTACTGTTGTAGGAGACACGGTTAACTTATCTTCTCGTGTACAAAGTCTTTCCGGATTTTATAAGAGTAAAATCCTGGTAACTCATCATACTTTCTTACGCTTGAACTTACTTTCGGATGTAATGGCCAGAGAGATCGATACTGTGATTGTGAAAGGTAAAACTCAACCAGTAATTCTATACGAAGTTTTTCAAGCAGACGAACCCGAATCTGTGGATTGGAAAGAAGGCTCGAAAATGAAACTGAATGAAGGGATTGCTCTTTATAAAGCCGGTCAATTCAAGAATGCCTTTTCTATCTTTAAGGAATTATATAAAGAAAAGCCAACGGACAATATAGTAAAACTGTATGCTAAAAGAACCAAAATGATTCTCGGTCAAACTCCTCCTGGAGACTGGGATGGGATTTTCAGGCTTCATAGAAAATAA
- the fliG gene encoding flagellar motor switch protein FliG — protein MLNKKTSLTGRQKAAIFLIAVGSDVSSEIFKHLREDEIEQITFEIARLDKITPEDKEKVLVEFNELMMAQEFISNGGIDFARGLLEKALGNQKAIDIINRLTSSLQVRPFDFIRRTDPQHLLNFIQNEHPQTIALILSYLDPQKASSILSGLPHTIQAEVAKRIATMDRVSPDVLREVERVLERKLSTLASEDYTSAGGIDSVVEILNLVDRGTEKTIIEALEEEDPELAEEIKKRMFVFEDIVLLDDRAIQKVLREVDNSDLAKALKSVDTEVQEKIFKNMSKRAANLLREDMDFMGPIRIKDVEDAQQKIVNIIRKLEESGDIVVARAGEDELVM, from the coding sequence GTGCTGAATAAAAAGACCTCTCTAACCGGAAGACAAAAAGCGGCCATTTTTCTAATCGCCGTAGGGTCCGACGTATCTTCGGAAATTTTCAAACATCTACGTGAAGACGAGATCGAACAAATCACGTTCGAGATCGCACGTTTAGATAAGATCACTCCAGAGGATAAGGAGAAGGTTCTCGTAGAATTCAACGAGCTTATGATGGCTCAGGAATTCATTTCGAATGGAGGTATCGACTTTGCTAGGGGACTATTAGAGAAAGCTCTTGGTAACCAAAAGGCGATCGATATTATCAACCGACTCACTTCGAGTTTGCAGGTTCGTCCTTTCGACTTTATTCGTAGAACTGACCCTCAGCACTTATTAAACTTTATCCAGAACGAACACCCTCAAACAATCGCATTAATTTTATCTTATTTAGATCCTCAGAAAGCGTCTAGCATTCTATCAGGATTACCACATACGATCCAAGCGGAAGTTGCAAAAAGGATCGCTACAATGGACCGAGTTTCTCCGGATGTTCTTCGAGAAGTGGAACGGGTGTTAGAAAGAAAGCTTTCCACATTGGCGAGTGAGGATTATACATCTGCGGGTGGTATCGACTCAGTGGTTGAAATTTTGAACCTTGTGGACAGGGGAACTGAGAAGACAATCATCGAAGCTCTGGAAGAAGAAGATCCTGAACTTGCGGAAGAGATCAAAAAGAGAATGTTCGTATTCGAGGATATCGTACTACTCGATGACCGCGCTATTCAAAAAGTATTGAGAGAAGTGGATAACTCAGATCTTGCAAAAGCTCTCAAGTCTGTGGATACAGAAGTTCAAGAAAAGATCTTCAAGAACATGTCCAAACGTGCAGCGAACCTACTCCGAGAGGATATGGACTTTATGGGGCCAATTCGTATTAAAGACGTGGAAGACGCTCAGCAAAAAATCGTTAACATCATACGTAAGCTGGAAGAATCCGGAGACATCGTAGTCGCACGTGCTGGCGAAGACGAACTCGTTATGTGA
- a CDS encoding arsenate reductase family protein: protein MKLKVYEYKNCSTCRNALKFLEGKKIDFDKKAIRETPPTKAELKKMLGYVGGDSKKLFNTSGGDYKELGLKDKLSKMSLDEQFELLSGNGNLVKRPFVLGENFGLVGFKEEEWKATLKTK, encoded by the coding sequence GTGAAGTTAAAAGTTTACGAATACAAAAACTGCAGCACATGCAGAAACGCCTTAAAATTCTTGGAAGGTAAGAAGATCGACTTCGACAAGAAGGCAATCCGGGAAACCCCGCCGACCAAGGCGGAACTCAAAAAAATGCTGGGTTATGTAGGCGGTGACTCAAAAAAATTATTCAACACTTCCGGCGGAGATTATAAGGAACTAGGACTCAAAGACAAACTTTCCAAAATGAGCCTCGATGAGCAGTTCGAACTACTTTCCGGGAATGGAAACCTCGTAAAAAGACCTTTTGTATTGGGAGAAAATTTCGGACTCGTAGGCTTTAAAGAAGAAGAATGGAAGGCCACTCTAAAAACTAAATAG
- a CDS encoding aldo/keto reductase, producing the protein MQNRQLGKIGPLVSEQGLGCMGMSDFYGKTDDAESIATIHRAIELGITLFDTADMYGPHINEELLGKAIKGKRDKLVIATKFGIVRDPNDPYKRGYNGKPEYVKAACEGSLKRLGVDTIDLYYQHRVDPDTPIEETVGAMADLVKQGKVKYIGLSEAGIDTIKRAAKVHPISALQTEYSLWTRDPEDGILQTCRDLGIGFVAYSPLGRGFLTGQIQKFEDLDPNDFRRNSPRFQGENFQKNLELVAKIKEIANEKSVTAGQLALAWVLAQGQDIVPIAGTKRRKYLEENIGGSSIKLSKEDLDRINSVAPKDVAAGLRYPATSMGSVGR; encoded by the coding sequence ATGCAAAATAGACAATTGGGAAAGATAGGCCCGCTCGTATCCGAACAAGGATTGGGTTGTATGGGAATGTCTGATTTTTATGGAAAAACTGATGATGCGGAATCTATCGCAACCATACATCGTGCGATCGAACTCGGAATTACACTATTCGACACGGCCGACATGTATGGCCCTCATATAAATGAAGAACTTTTAGGAAAAGCGATCAAAGGTAAAAGAGATAAGTTGGTAATTGCCACTAAGTTTGGGATAGTAAGAGATCCAAACGATCCTTATAAAAGAGGATACAACGGAAAACCTGAATATGTAAAAGCAGCCTGCGAAGGAAGTTTAAAACGTTTAGGAGTGGATACTATCGATCTATATTACCAACACAGAGTAGATCCAGATACTCCGATCGAAGAAACTGTAGGTGCAATGGCGGATTTAGTAAAACAGGGAAAAGTAAAATACATAGGACTTTCCGAAGCTGGGATCGATACAATCAAAAGAGCTGCTAAAGTTCATCCTATCTCTGCATTACAGACTGAATATTCTCTTTGGACTAGAGATCCTGAAGATGGCATCTTGCAAACTTGCAGAGATCTTGGAATCGGTTTCGTGGCTTATAGTCCACTGGGCAGAGGATTTTTAACAGGACAGATCCAGAAATTCGAAGATCTGGATCCAAATGATTTTAGAAGAAACTCACCTCGTTTCCAAGGAGAGAATTTCCAAAAGAATTTAGAACTTGTCGCTAAGATCAAAGAGATCGCTAACGAAAAATCTGTTACTGCGGGACAACTTGCTTTGGCATGGGTTCTTGCTCAGGGACAAGATATAGTTCCGATCGCTGGAACCAAAAGACGCAAGTATTTGGAAGAGAATATTGGCGGAAGTTCGATCAAACTATCTAAAGAAGATTTAGATAGGATCAATTCAGTAGCTCCTAAAGATGTAGCTGCCGGACTACGTTATCCGGCTACTAGCATGGGTTCCGTAGGAAGATAA
- a CDS encoding L-threonylcarbamoyladenylate synthase: MILELHPQNPEKRILGQISKKLSEGGVYVFPTDTVYGLIADSQSHAGVEKLYKLKNISKNQPLSLLCADISTASNYMEQLSNEAFRLMKRITPGPYTFVVKANKHLPRVSFSNQKDKNIGIRIPDSKYLQALMELHPNPLTSTSVFFKDEFVTDVDMIEKEYGTKVDGIIDGGILELELSTILDCTGDGISILREGKGMEKINSL; this comes from the coding sequence ATGATATTAGAATTACATCCCCAAAATCCTGAGAAAAGGATCCTCGGACAAATTTCCAAAAAATTATCCGAGGGAGGGGTGTATGTATTTCCTACCGATACAGTTTACGGTTTAATTGCAGACTCTCAGTCACATGCTGGAGTCGAAAAATTATACAAACTAAAAAACATTTCTAAGAACCAACCTCTTTCCTTACTCTGCGCGGATATTTCTACTGCGTCCAATTATATGGAACAACTCTCCAACGAAGCGTTCCGTTTGATGAAAAGAATCACTCCTGGACCTTATACGTTCGTGGTTAAAGCGAATAAACATCTTCCTAGAGTTTCTTTCTCGAATCAAAAAGATAAGAATATAGGTATAAGAATTCCTGATTCAAAATATCTGCAGGCTTTGATGGAGCTTCATCCAAATCCTCTTACTTCTACTTCCGTATTTTTTAAAGATGAGTTCGTGACCGATGTGGACATGATCGAAAAAGAATATGGTACCAAAGTAGATGGGATTATAGATGGAGGAATTCTAGAACTCGAATTATCTACCATTCTGGATTGCACCGGCGATGGAATTTCCATCTTAAGAGAGGGCAAGGGGATGGAAAAGATTAACTCACTTTAA
- a CDS encoding SDR family NAD(P)-dependent oxidoreductase, whose amino-acid sequence MKNVFDLTGKSVLVTGATRGIGRQIAQGFLDAGATVYGTGSSAESIKRLEGSGIEAFAADIRQPGAMDSVIETLSKKHGKLDVLVNNAGVATNLPAGFFKEEDIQNVTQTNFVGVFRASQAYYKIHKKKGGNIINIASVLGMVGTKFASVYCGTKGAVINMTKALAVEWAGSGYRVNAICPGFIDTDMTEMIKERPEVLEQMKARIPMSRLGRPEDLAGAAVFLASDAAAYVTGQTIVVDGGVTSGI is encoded by the coding sequence TTGAAAAACGTATTCGATTTAACTGGCAAATCTGTATTAGTAACGGGAGCTACGAGGGGGATCGGAAGACAGATCGCTCAAGGATTTTTGGATGCAGGTGCAACAGTGTATGGAACTGGGTCTTCCGCGGAGTCCATCAAACGTTTAGAAGGTAGCGGAATCGAGGCATTCGCGGCGGATATTCGCCAACCGGGAGCAATGGATTCTGTTATCGAAACATTGAGTAAAAAACATGGTAAGTTGGATGTGCTTGTAAATAACGCAGGAGTAGCTACCAATCTCCCTGCAGGTTTTTTTAAAGAAGAAGACATACAAAACGTGACACAAACCAATTTTGTGGGAGTGTTTCGTGCAAGTCAGGCATACTATAAAATACATAAGAAAAAAGGCGGGAACATTATCAATATCGCCTCAGTCCTAGGTATGGTCGGTACTAAATTTGCGTCCGTTTATTGTGGAACAAAAGGTGCAGTAATTAATATGACCAAGGCCCTCGCGGTGGAATGGGCAGGTTCCGGATACAGAGTGAACGCGATCTGTCCGGGATTTATAGATACGGACATGACGGAAATGATCAAGGAAAGACCCGAAGTATTGGAGCAAATGAAAGCAAGGATCCCAATGTCTAGATTAGGCAGACCGGAAGATCTTGCTGGCGCTGCAGTCTTCTTAGCTTCGGATGCGGCAGCTTACGTTACTGGTCAGACTATCGTCGTGGACGGAGGTGTTACTTCCGGTATATGA